GCGCAATCGAGGTGTCGGATTCGGCCAAATCCCACAGCGGGCCGTGGCCACCGGGGTAAAAGACAGCGTCAAAATCCCCGGCGCGTAGGCTATCGAGTTTAACGGTGTTAGCCAGCGCCTGCTGGGCTGCCGGATCGGCTTTAAAACGGTGGGTCAGTTCGGTCTGAAAATCCGGCAGATCGCTTTTTGGATCGAGCGGCGGCTGGCCACCGGCGGGTGAGGCGAGCACAACCTCGGCGCCTGCGTCTTTGAATACGTAATAAGGGGCGGCGAACTCTTCAAGCCAGAAACCGGTTTTTTTACCGGTATTGCCCAGTTCGCTGTGGGATGTCAGTACCATTGCTATTTTCATGTTACCTCCGTCGTAATGCGTTATCAGCGGCATTGCCGTTGCTATACTGAATGAAAACGTCGTTCAGTAAGCATAGCGATGAATATCGGGTTTACCGGGATTGTCGGAAAACTCCGGGGATAAGCGTTACAGCATTCACACTTTATTACATGGCGCTACATCAATAATCACTTCCTTTAATAATTAGCGCCAGCGCTGGCGAATATTTAACCGTGCATTGCTGCCATTTTTTATTTATTCCAAGAAATGTCTAATCCTGTAAATAAAGCCAGTCTGACAAACTTGTTATAAAACTGTCAGCCGCTGGTCAGCATGCGCTGAGTAATATTGCTTACGTTGAAACATGATTATTAAAACCTCTTTTATGCGGAGCCTTATTATGAAAACCCTTATTAATACCGTGCTTGCTGCAACACTGTTTAGTGCAATCTCTTTCGGCGCGTTTGCCGCGCAGCCTGTCACCGACGATAGCGGTCTGGTGCCGATGGGCACCATTTCAATTGCCAAAGCCGATACGGTCGCAGATCTCGAAGCGCAAGTTCAGCAGGCCGCTGAAAAAGACAACGCGAAATACTATAAAATCATCTCCGCCGGTGGCGATGAGTATATTTATGGCAATGCGATTTTGTACAAATAATAGCGTGCAATTAACCCCGGCCTTTCATTCGCTAACGGCCGGGGTTAATGATTCAGACATGGAAAAAGGCGCCGCGCAGGGCGCCTTTTTTCTGGCTATGATTTTCGTTGTTCTCGCGCCAGCAGGTAGAAACAGAGCAGGCCAGCGCAAATACTCATGTTTTTGGTGAATTGAATCACTTGCCCGGCTTGCTGGGGGCCACTTACCGCCCAGAACTGATGGAACATAATACTGGTGAGGAAAATATAGAGGATCCACAATAGCGATATTTCTTTTACCCGATAACCAATAATAAATGCCATGCTGCCACCCAGCTCAATGGCAATGGCAAAAATGATCATCAGTTTGCCAATTAACATATCGCCAAACGGCGTTTTTAATACGTTATCGGTAAAGTTAATTATTTTCCCGCTGCCGCTATATAAAAATAGCGGGGTAATTAAGATACGGGCAATGATAATAATCGTGTGATTGTTCATGCGTGATTCCTTGAATAAAAAATCAATGAGTGAGCATGAACAGTATATTGGAGACGCCCTGACGGGCGAATGACGCCACTCTGTCAAAGCTGTCAGGGAATGGCTGGCGCTATTTATTTAGCGCCAGCGTAAAGCCAAAGGTATTTTCGCCATTCTGGCTGGTGGCAAAGACATCACCGCCATGCATTTGCGCCACCGCTTTGACAATCGACAGCCCAAGCCCGTGGTTGGTATCGCTTTGCGTTCTGGCGTGATCGGCGCGGTAAAAGCGCTCAAATAATCTTTCCAGGTGGTGACTTTCAATAGCATCGCCGTAATTTTTAACGCTCACCGTCGCATGCTGGTCATTGCTGGTTAAAGTGACCGTAACCTGGCTGTTTTCATAGGCGTAGCGGGCGCTGTTTTCCAGCAAATTGGCGAGCGAGCGGGTAAACAGCCGCCTGTCGACGCAGATCTGAACATCACCTTCGATCAGCAACTGCAAATGGCGATCGGTGAACGACGGTTCGGTATATTCGGCCGTTTTTAACGCCTCCTCGCGCAGCGACACTTGCGAAAGCTGCGCCGGATGTTTGCCGGTTTGCGCATGGGACAAAAACAGCATGTCGTTGACGATCGACGTCATGCGGTTTACCTCCTCAAGGTTTGATTCGAGGCAGGCTTCGAGCTCCTCATGGCTGCGTTTGCGCGAAAGGGCTAATTGCGTCTGGCCGAGAATGCTCGAGAGCGGCGTTCTCAACTCGTGCGCCACATCGGCGTTAAAACTTTCCAGTTGTCGCCATGCGGTTTGCTGGCGGGCAAGCACG
This genomic interval from Kosakonia sacchari SP1 contains the following:
- a CDS encoding heavy metal sensor histidine kinase codes for the protein MFKRSISRKLALTFAVVTLCIALAYALCLRESLRESLNKQMHNELMFRYSLVEPLIVSKFNHHELDELKTKLMSLSNSEGGRVHYWILSSDPTLQVGGEPPKEIDLNALADGFSRINREKTDQCPLFILTKTINYRDGVTPLHFVVSIDSTPYMGTLNEFTQVLIFITTMGVLFVTFLGFVISRQGMQPVELLSQQARELAPGVDGQRLDATALPQELQGLAEAFNGVLARQQTAWRQLESFNADVAHELRTPLSSILGQTQLALSRKRSHEELEACLESNLEEVNRMTSIVNDMLFLSHAQTGKHPAQLSQVSLREEALKTAEYTEPSFTDRHLQLLIEGDVQICVDRRLFTRSLANLLENSARYAYENSQVTVTLTSNDQHATVSVKNYGDAIESHHLERLFERFYRADHARTQSDTNHGLGLSIVKAVAQMHGGDVFATSQNGENTFGFTLALNK
- a CDS encoding type 1 glutamine amidotransferase domain-containing protein encodes the protein MKIAMVLTSHSELGNTGKKTGFWLEEFAAPYYVFKDAGAEVVLASPAGGQPPLDPKSDLPDFQTELTHRFKADPAAQQALANTVKLDSLRAGDFDAVFYPGGHGPLWDLAESDTSIALIEAFERAGKPVSFVCHAPGVLRHVKTASGNPLVKDRKVTGFTNGEEADVELTNVVPFLVEDELIALGAKYDKGPNWAPFVVEDGKLITGQNPASSEAVAKALVAMLS
- a CDS encoding YdgH/BhsA/McbA-like domain containing protein; this translates as MKTLINTVLAATLFSAISFGAFAAQPVTDDSGLVPMGTISIAKADTVADLEAQVQQAAEKDNAKYYKIISAGGDEYIYGNAILYK
- a CDS encoding DoxX family protein, translated to MNNHTIIIIARILITPLFLYSGSGKIINFTDNVLKTPFGDMLIGKLMIIFAIAIELGGSMAFIIGYRVKEISLLWILYIFLTSIMFHQFWAVSGPQQAGQVIQFTKNMSICAGLLCFYLLAREQRKS